The Phaseolus vulgaris cultivar G19833 chromosome 5, P. vulgaris v2.0, whole genome shotgun sequence genomic interval tttagaaaaaagaccttatcacttgTACGTGATCTAAGGCAACAGTAAagttatattgcatgctttctagtaaagttttaagtccacatcgtttttcggcgatcggcggcaatagttaaaagttttaaagacctcatcgtctttcggcgatcggaggcaccagtaatGTTTAAAGCCCTCAACGCTCTCGTTCGTCCTGAGgcaagagaagaagtcctcctcgcctttgagcgagtgcaggcgagaaagagaagaagtcctcctcgcctttgagcgaagtgtaggcgagaaaagaagaaaaccccctcgcctttgagcgagtgcaggcgagaaagagaagaattcctcctcgcctttgagcgagtacaggcaagaacagattgaaagacctctttgcataagcagattgaggcaagattaaaagtcctcagtgcatccgggggggaggagatgtacaccctgggcaagttgaggcaccagagaaagtccttctcaccttagagtgagttcaggcaagatggaACTGAAGAGTCAGGGGTGTTCATGACCTTAAGCGGCGGGAAGGGAAGGTTGATGGAAAACGCCTTTTCCCCTTTgagtgaaacatcaatgttgacccagtaagaccagataaagcttccacgcttgcgggcggtgtgaagatagataaaatccttcttgtcttgaacgagttcaggtacggcgtGTAGGATGGAAGAAGTTAAAGGATAGCTGAGATAGGTTCATAGAGAACACCTCACTATCCAGATCATTGTTccaaaactcagggaggtagagaagaatccgaaaggcgcctctgcccccagatgagggaacaatgatcaagtTATGCAAAAGAGggtaacatcgccagaaccctatgggGTGAAGGTTGAGATAGTGAGGGGGTTGTATGGCGAGTACCAGATCGGAGGAATTTCCGGCGATGACAGGAGAGGTGTGAACTTCACTTGACAGATCAGGTAAGCTGTGTTTAGAATATTAGAttgagttaaaacctgctgcctagcaAGTGATTTTGCGATAAGGTATGTTACCTTAAGTATAAGTATAAGTCATCGCTGATAATTGATGGTGGCTCGAGTTTACTTTGAAGTAACAGTTTGTTGAGTTTGCTATAAGGTTAACAGTTTGCTCGAATTAAAGCAGTGTGTGAAGGGTTAAGTTCAGGTAACGATGAGTTACCCCAGTTGAATGAGTGTTACCAGTTATGTTGGTCGATCACGCAGCAGATAAAGAGAGAAGACCAAGTCAAGTGAAAACATAGAAGATAGCGCtctaataaaaagaaaagtcaTATATACATCGCCAACAAAGTTGTGCATAGTTCAAATATTACAAACAAAAGACAAATTCAAGGTTTTCAAAGAGGAGGTGATGGGGGAAAGCAGTTAGTCTTCAGAAGGcacaatcttcccatccaccacttcgttgcagatcgataacatggagaggtcgagctccgGATATTGACATGCTATTTGCTCCAGAGCGGCGTCAAACCCGGTGGTGAGGACTTGAGCAGCGCTTTGGTTGAGCTCGTAAGCTTGCTtcttcaactcttctcttttctCATGAGCCCGAGCCAGTTCTTCAGCAGCTTTCTTGCTCTCGTCCCGAGCTTGGGCCAGCTCTGTAGCAATTCTTTCAGTTTCCTTACGAGCTTCGGTGAGCTCAGTGAGAGCCTTGTCCCTCTCAGCTTCGACCTTCCCCAAGAGGACCTCCCTCTCTGTTGATCTTTTTTCAATCTTCTCCACCCTGGAAGCTTCAGCTTTTTGTGCAGCCTCCAAATCTGCCACTTTGACCCTAAATGGGACCAGTTTGCTCTCCAAGTCAATCTTTTCTTGGAGTTGAGTGTGCAGCTTTTGGCACAGATCGGAGGCTTCCTTGCGTGTGTTCCTTAGTTCCGCTTCCAGCGcatcctccagccttgaatgtTCCATCTCCGTCATCAGCGGATTGCATGTGAGCTTTTCAGCCTCAGCCTTTATAATGAGATTCGACTCTTTGAGCTCGAGATTTTCCTGTTGGAGCCTCTTGAGCGAATCCGTCACAGCTCTTGTTACAAGCGAAGGGAAACCTTCCGCCATGGCCTTTAGCTGAGCTGCAAAGGGTCCCAAGGTCTCCTTGAAGGAATCTGGGACACTTGAGGCTGATGTTGGAGGTGCTGGTGGAGTTTGATgttgactttcaccaccaccctcttgagcttGTACAGTAAGGGGGGCTTCAAGGTGTGGTGGTGAGGCTGGGGCTTCTGTTATAGGCATTGGGGAAGCCTGGGCACCCTCATCTTCTTCTAGTGCAGCCCCAGCGATGGATGTGGTGGAAGGAGAACCCTCTCCAACATATACAAATGGTGttgaggcgcttggagggttctctacATAGTTAGGGCCACTGCTTTCGACCACTGGGGGCGCGGCGGCCAGTGGTGCTGCTTGGACTGGTTCTAGCGGAGCTGGAGGTGGTGGCGGCATTGGTGTTGGGAATGCAGGTGGTGTAGAGGTGGTTACCCTTTTCCTCTTGGTGATGAGACCATCCTCGGTGTCTTCATCGTCGTCTTCTTCCTCCGACACCACCTGAGGGGTCTTCCTCTTTGGTCTCTTCAACaccatttttttcctttctgggACGGGTAGGGCCCCAGAAGGAGTTGGACCTCGGGGAGGAGTTTTTccttgggcagcggcgatctccacaaccgagttgggcacagtttgggagcccgccgcaagtttgtgggatcgggcgatcgccctcaatttTGCCAACTTTCCTTTTCCCAACATTACGTCTGCACAAGGTAAAAAATAGATGAGTATGCCCCAAAGCAGAAGCAGAACATACAAGTATATACATACAGAAATAACCTAAGCAAATAGCACATGGATGAATGATCAAGACCAGTACAAAACGAACAGAATGCCAAAGACAGAATGGTAGAAATGCTAAGACAGTTTCAACACAAAATGAAAGTCTTGGTGTTGGGGTAAGGGCTAACCTATGTACATTTcaagttggtcctcgaagaattcgaaggagattattggagcagtggggaaggtgatgttggcagaaGCCACACTTTTCCAGAAAAGACAAAGGTCTTTGTCCAAatcccccatgttgtcaggacttcttgctCTCCTGAAGTTGTCCCTGGaatcctttttccccttgtttacccaatacaaggggaagccatcaagtaacgaaggatcttggtcgttctggcacaccttgacgaattttcccttccagtctttgtaggattgctggaagatggagaggattgacctcccagcaattccattcaagctgacccagagGCGATCTCCAGGATTCTTTGCCTCAAATAGAAAAAGGAAGACATCAACCGAAACCGGCAGCCCCAAGTGCGCGCAAAGGATTTGAAatgccctcacgaatgcccagctgttgggatggagctgggcaggggcgatgtcgagctcggtcaacagctccctctcgaaacgagtgaaaggaaacctaagtttcactttcttgaacagcgtggcgtagacgaagcagaacaactcgacGTTGTTCCCTTATCGTCCGCACAGATTGGTTCTCCAGGGAGGCAAGGCAGCACTGTCACattgtcatcgtgctccttgtgaaatgaaagGTTGGGTCGATCCCCTTTCTTCAGACGAAGCACCCCCACCTCAGTATTTATCGACGGGGTTTCCTTCAGTAGAGTTgaggtggcccaagggtagaaCTCTTGGTAGTCCCGTGGAGGAAGGGAAACTCCCCCGGCTTGTGGTGGAGTTGCTTGGGTAAGGTCGGCACGAGAAgaggcaggcctctcagcctgtgtggaaggagcaccagaggcACGTGGGGGGTTGCGTGTTGGTGGAGGGTTTGTCCCAGGGATAACCCTACGAGTTTTgggaggagggtttcgcgatgaggaAGGAGGATTAGCGGTGGACTTTGTGTGAGCCAttgcaggaactgcaaaggaaagaaaagggaagaaatgAGGATAGCAAGAGAAtgactcgattgaggacgaagaagaTAGAACGAACGAGTGAGAGTTCACTGGGGTAGACGTTATCAGGAATGAAActctaagttacgagaaaaagagaaacaaccgacaacgtatgctccagacagtcaatggatgatgcaaaccgattaaaatgcaacaaatattagtagaaggagtaaaagagataccttttgatgatcgggtAAATGTTGAAGGAAGTTGAAGATTGTGGGAGACGAAAGGTTTCGTAGTTCGTAGAGAGAACGTTTAGAATgcttgaagatgaagaaagataatgaaacagtgaatagcgcgaagggtttaagggtttcgaACGTTGTAGGAAGCGCAAATGACAATTAAAAACAATCGTTGATGAAGCCACTTGTCGTTTGATTCAAAAAGGGGTTGGTGAAGCGTCAGAAAGGCAAAAGAGTACGAACGTACGAAAGTCCATACAagggccacgtagatcgacgatgatttgacttcttagtcttttcgctggtcaagtctcagctcaagactggggggcttgtgtaccgatcaggtcatcgggtgtgatgacgtggcagcaagcgacaatataggcgtgttgaacagGACACCTGGTcgacagaagggaagtaaatCGGGAAGTCGGTACAGTCGCCGATCGCTGAAGTGGCGTTCGCCGATCTCTGatgtgcgtaaccggcggtcactaGAGTTGCGTcacagtcgccgtatgtgagtactaggagatcaggtggttagagatcgccagGGAATGccaggagatcaggtggtttacacaccgccgaaaggggcacatcgccgaacgATCAGGAAAGCTTATTTAAGGTTTCCAAGAGGTACAAGTATGGAAGACGAGTGATATGTTTGTCACGTAGCAGCGGAGGATGAGATTATCAGATGATCAcaccctagccagaggtcgggtCGAGGGAACAActtcccagaacatgcatggtgtgCAAATGAAACAGATCGTGATGGCGGCAGACGAGaccacagagatggtgcacgtGTTGGCACCCGGTACTCGCcgcttaaggggtcgcgctctAGGGAAAGTCGTGCACCGAGTTACTCCCTGTGtggataacttagtcgaatggcGAGAAtagtagaagtgacgctcaagttgtGGAAGACCCAGATGACGaaacgtgtagggttggatgctacctgttactccaacctagatgatgacacgtgtagggttgggtgcaACAGAAAAATGACGCTCGagctatcctagctcagatggtgacgcgtgtacagctggatgtgagccacgcgtccagaggtgtaaccgtcaggagagagaaaaggctcaggtatataaggaacacttaacagatttatGAGGTACGCTTTTCAGAACGCATTTCATACACTGAGATTCACtacgcacggttccttgagttgagatattctctctgagtttttggtgattcctctactgacttgggcgtcggagcgcgatcggccgcagtggcgccactttgttttcttcaggttcttgcgaggaattaaGGCGTGAAGAGCaaaagctaacgtggtgcgaagctgatccagAGGAAAGATCTTTGACGTGGCAAAACTCTTGCACTCAAGTCAAGCGGCAGGATCAGTTTCTTTGCCCCAGTactgacttaagcgtcggagtgcaaacggccgccaaCGCACCCTTTGTCTCTACAGGTACAACATTCTTCAACCAAGAGGAGTGCGTAAGAAGGAGGAGACAGACGGGGCCTAAAGCTGTCGTTGGAGTTAAACAACAAccaagtcaaccggcgagaacatttggcgcccactgtgggaCCTGA includes:
- the LOC137834091 gene encoding uncharacterized protein; protein product: MGDLDKDLCLFWKSVASANITFPTAPIISFEFFEDQLEMYIDVMLGKGKLAKLRAIARSHKLAAGSQTVPNSVVEIAAAQGKTPPRGPTPSGALPVPERKKMVLKRPKRKTPQVVSEEEDDDEDTEDGLITKRKRVTTSTPPAFPTPMPPPPPAPLEPVQAAPLAAAPPVVESSGPNYVENPPSASTPFVYVGEGSPSTTSIAGAALEEDEGAQASPMPITEAPASPPHLEAPLTVQAQEGGGESQHQTPPAPPTSASSVPDSFKETLGPFAAQLKAMAEGFPSLVTRAVTDSLKRLQQENLELKESNLIIKAEAEKLTCNPLMTEMEHSRLEDALEAELRNTRKEASDLCQKLHTQLQEKIDLESKLVPFRVKVADLEAAQKAEASRVEKIEKRSTEREVLLGKVEAERDKALTELTEARKETERIATELAQARDESKKAAEELARAHEKREELKKQAYELNQSAAQVLTTGFDAALEQIACQYPELDLSMLSICNEVVDGKIVPSED